The Parus major isolate Abel chromosome 5, Parus_major1.1, whole genome shotgun sequence genome contains a region encoding:
- the CAPRIN1 gene encoding caprin-1 isoform X1, with protein sequence MPSATNSTMASSTTGSSTGKAGPGSEAAPAAAAPQAAAGVNITTVQTEAMKQILGVIDKKLRNLEKKKSKLDDYQERMNKGERLNQDQLDAVSKYQEVTNNLEFAKELQRSFMALSQDIQKTIKKTARREQLMREEAEQKRLKTVLELQFILEKLGDDEVRSDLKQGSNGVPVLTEEELTMLDEFYKLVYPERDMNIRLNEQYEQASVHLWDLLEGKEKPVCGTTYKALKEVVERILQTSYFDSTHNHQNGLCEEEEAAPAPAVEDTAAEAEPDPAEEFTEPTEVESTEYVNRQFMAETQFSSSEKEQVDEWTVETVEVVNSLQQQTQATSPPVPEPHTLTAVAQADPLVRRQRVQDLMAQMQGPYNFMQDSMLEFENQTLDPAIVSAQPMNPAQSLDMPQMVCPPVHAESRLAQPTQVPVQPEATQVPLVSSTSEGYTASQPMYQPSHTAEQRPQKESIDQIQASMSLNADQTPSSSSLPTASQPQVFQAGSSKPLHSSGINVNAAPFQSMQTVFNMNAPVPPVNEPETLKQQNQYQASYNQSFSNQPHQVEQSDLQQEQLQTVVGTYHGSPDQSHQVAGNHQQPPQQNTGFPRNSQPYYNSRGVSRGGSRGARGLMNGYRGPANGFRGGYDGYRPSFSNTPNSGYTQPQFNAPRDYSNYQRDGYQQNFKRGSGQSGPRGAPRGRGGPPRPNRGMPQMNAQQVN encoded by the exons agcAAACTTGATGATTATCAGGAACGAATGAACAAGGGAGAACGTCTGAATCAAGATCAACTG gatgcGGTGTCAAAATACCAGGAAGTGACAAATAATCTGGAATTTGCTAAGGAACTGCAGAGGAGTTTTATGGCTCTGAGCCAAGAT ATCCAGAAAACTATAAAGAAGACAGCTCGTAGGGAGCAGCTGATGCGAGAGGAGGCTGAGCAGAAGCGTTTAAAGACTGTTCTGGAGCTGCAGTTTATTCTGGAAAAGTTGGGGGATGATGAAGTACGCAGCGACCTCAAACAAGGATCCAACGGGGTGCCAGTGCTGACGGAGGAGGAACTGACAATGCTGGATGAGTTTTATAAGCTAGTTTACCCTGAACGAGACATGAACATCAG gtTGAATGAGCAGTATGAGCAAGCATCTGTTCACCTGTGGGACttgctggaagggaaggaaaaaccaGTTTGTGGAACAACCT ATAAAGCACTGAAGGAAGTTGTTGAACGGATTCTTCAGACCAGTTACTTTGACAGCACCCACAACCACCAGAATGGGCtgtgtgaggaagaggaggcagcaCCTGCACCTGCAGTAGAAGAcactgcagcagaggctg aaccTGATCCAGCAGAAGAATTTACTGAACCAACTGAAGTTGAATCAACCGAG tatgtAAACAGACAATTCATGGCAGAGACTCAGTTCAGCAGTAGTGAGAAGGAACAGGTAGATGAGTGGACAGTTGAAACGGTTGAG GTTGTAAATTCCCTGCAGCAACAGACACAGGCGACGTCTCCTCCCGTCCCAGAACCTCATACGCTCACTGCTGTGGCTCAGGCAGACCCCTTGGTCAGGAGACAGCGAGTACAGGACCTCATGGCACAGATGCAGGGCCCCTACAACTTCATGCAG gactCGATGCTGGAATTTGAGAACCAAACACTTGATCCTGCCATTGTATCTGCACAGCCCATGAACCCAGCACAGAGTTTGGACATGCCCCAAATGGTTTGCCCTCCAG TTCATGCTGAGTCAAGACTTGCCCAGCCTACCCAAGTTCCTGTGCAACCAGAAGCTACACAG GTTCCCTTGGTTTCTTCTACAAGTGAGGGATATACAGCTTCCCAACCCATGTATCAGCCTTCTCACACAGCAGAGCAACGGCCACAGAAAGAATCAATTGACCAGATTCAG GCTTCCATGTCCTTGAATGCAGACCAGACCCCATCCTCATCATCACTTCCCACTGCATCCCAGCCACAGGTGTTCCAGGCTGGCTCCAGCAAGCCTTTGCATAGCAGCGGAATCAATGTCAATGCAGCTCCATTCCAATCCATGCAAACA GTATTCAACATGAATGCACCTGTTCCTCCTGTGAATGAGCCAGAAACCCTTAAGCAGCAAAACCAGTACCAGGCCAGCTACAACCAGAGTTTCTCCAATCAACCTCACCAAGTAGAACAATCAGATCTCCAGCAAGAACAACTCCAGACAG TTGTTGGTACCTACCACGGTTCCCCAGACCAGAGTCACCAAGTGGCAGGAAACCACCAGCAGCCTCCACAGCAGAACACTGGATTTCCCAGGAACAGCCAGCCTTACTACAACAGCCGAGGGGTATCCCGGGGGGGATCCCGCGGGGCCCGGGGCCTCATGAATGGTTACAGGGGCCCCGCAAATGGATTTAGag GGGGATATGATGGCTACCGTCCTTCCTTTTCCAACACTCCAAACAGTGGCTACACACAGCCCCAGTTCAATGCTCCTCGAGATTACTCAAACTACCAGAGG GATGGGTATCAACAAAATTTCAAACGTGGCTCTGGACAAAGTGGACCTCGGGGAGCTCCTAGAG GTCGTGGAGGGCCCCCCAGACCAAACAGAGGGATGCCTCAGATGAACGCTCAGCAAGTGAATTAA